A DNA window from Hordeum vulgare subsp. vulgare chromosome 1H, MorexV3_pseudomolecules_assembly, whole genome shotgun sequence contains the following coding sequences:
- the LOC123406035 gene encoding uncharacterized protein LOC123406035: MAKLMCLCFIILTIAVVVSAGGCDGDRQDMIRECGKYQKFPAEPKLAPSDACCAVWQKANIPCLCAGVTKEKEKIWSMEKVGYVANFCKKPFPHGYKCGSYTFPPLA; this comes from the exons ATGGCGAAACTCATGTGCTTATGCTTCATCATCCTCACTATTGCGGTAGTCGTGTCAGCTGGCGGATGCGACGGTGATCGACAAGACATGATCAGGGAGTGTGGTAAGTATCAGAAATTCCCAGCAGAGCCGAAGCTAGCTCCATCAGATGCGTGCTGCGCCGTGTGGCAGAAGGCGAACATCCCATGCCTTTGCGCTGGTGTCACCAAGGAGAAAGAGAAGATATGGAGCATGGAGAAGGTTGGCTACGTTGCCAATTTCTGCAAGAAGCCGTTCCCACATGGCTACAAGTGTGGAA GTTACACATTCCCTCCTCTAGCGTAG